The candidate division KSB1 bacterium genome includes the window GGTTTGGCGTAACCGCCAATCTAAGTAAAAACCGCCTACAAAAATAATTATGATGACTTGTAAAGTGAAAAGAAAGAGGAGGTGGGAACGAATTGAAAATGTGGGCATCTTAGCGATTCAAAATTTCCTCATAATAAGCTTCATATTGGGGAATAATTAACTCCCGGTCAAAGCATGTGACCGCGCGTTTTTTGGCGTTGTTGCGAAAGGCCTGATTCAATTTGTCATCCGTCAACAGCTCAAGTGATTTTTGCGCCATCTGTGCAATTTCCCCGACTGGCAGAAGGAAACCGGTTTCGCCGTCTTTGACCACTTCGGGCAAGCCGCCGGTTGCGGCGCCAACCACCGGAACGCTGCAAGCATGCGCCTCCAAAGCAACCAGACCAAAACTTTCCTGTTCTGTTGGCAGAATAAACAGGTCGGAACAACTCAGCACATGTTCGATATAGTCTTGCTGGCCAAGAAACCAAACGTGATCGGTGAGATTCATTTCTTTCACAAGTTGCTGCACAAAAAGCCGCTCCGGCCCCTCTCCCACGAGCAAAAGTTTGGCCGGAATTTTCTCCTGTACTTTAGCAAAAATTCGCACCACGTCGCTGACCCTTTTCACCGGACGGAAATTAGAGGCGTGCATAAGAATCTTCTCGCCATTTGGCGCGTATTTTTCTTTGTTGCAGTCTGTGAAACTGTCGGAGCATCGGTTGGTGTCGATGAAATTATAAATCACCCGAATGTCCTTTTCAATATTGAATTCTTTGATAGTACGATTTTTAAGAAAGTTAGAAACCGCCGTCACCCCGTCAGATTCTTCGATGCTGAATTTGATGACGCGATAAAACGATTTGTCGGCGCCCACCAGGGTAATATCTGTCCCGTGTAAAGTCGTCACAATTTTCAACTTTTCTTTTCTCAAAATACTTTTGGCTAAAAAAGCGCTGGCAGCATGGGGAACTGCGTAATGAGCATGAATGAGGTCGAGATTATACTCTTCGTCAATATCTGCCAGCTTTGCCGAAAGGCTTAAGGCGTAGGGCGGATATTTGAACAGGGGATAAGAAGCGACCTCCACTTCATGAATGAACACATTTTGACTAAATGAGCGCAGCCGGAATGGCGTGGCGTAACTGACGATATGGATTTCATGGCCGCGTTCAGCGAGCCCAAGCGCCAATTCGGAGGCAACGACGCCGCTGCCGCCGTGAGTCGGATAACAGACGATTGCTATTCTCATGAGTACCTTTCTAAAAGGTTATGAAATCATTTGCCAAAGAGGCACAGAGAACAATGACATTTACTGAAAGATTTTGAACAGAAGTTTCTCCGAGATTCATATGTCATTTAGTTACCTTAATCCCTCTCGAAAACAGTGTCAACTATATTTGCAAAATAACTCCAGCTCTTAACTCGGTTTTTAACCTCATCTGAGTACAAAAAATCATAATCAATCCTACTCACAATTGAATAAGATTGCTCTTCTCTTTTTTTATAAGTCTGTCCGAAAAGCTGATATATTCGATTAATGACTTCAGATGGATGTCTATGCGTTTCCGGATTGGTATTTATTACGTCAATATTCAACTGATTTCGAATATATTCAGGCGTAGCAATGGGATTAATTCTTTGAAACAAATTATAGTCGGCAATAAACCAAGATTCTATTTCCATGATTGCTAAAACAAACTTTAGATTATCGAAATAGGTGGTATGTGAAAACAATTCGTTGAAAGAAGTTATAACTTCTCGTTTTCTACTTCTTGGACGATCATAAAGATCTTGAATGGCTATTAAGTATTGATACTTCTCTTGGTTAATCATATTTTGAGCACGATCTCTTAGGGCTGGAATAACATTGCCGTCCCCCGAACAATCAAAAATGAGCACATAATAATTTGACTCCGGATAATTTCGGGTAGTCAATATTTTAGTGCCTCTACTCCCCAAATGTTGAATTTCTGTTCTTGAAAAATTGTGCTCTCCTGCCAGATATTCCGCAAGATACTTTACTAAAAATATCCTTTCAGTTTGACCTTCCACAAAAAAACCAACCTTAACCAAGATCTTCCCCATTAGGTCTAAACATTTTACTACTCAGTAAATCAAAGTTGTTTAAACCTGTATATTTAAAGTCATCAAATATTTTTTTACTATTGTGGTAATTGTACGACTTAACAATATGACTTTTTCTTTCCAAAATATTGATATATTTCAATGGAACAGTGTTGATTAAAAATCTGTCATTGGACGTCATTATCATTTGAATCTCAGTTCCTTTGAGTTTTTTTATTAATAACTTTGTTAATGAAGATGATCGTTCAAAATCTAATCCCTCTCCTACATCATCGATAACAATCGTGCATTTTTTTTGTTGGTGGAGAATGTAATTTAAAATAACTATCATTGAAAAAGCTCTATACATACCCTGTGACATTGTTAGTTGCTCTATCTCACATTCGAGATCATTTTCTTGTACACTTGTCATTAAGACGGGATTAGCGATTCCCGATACCAATGTCGATTTAACAGATACTTTATTAATAGGATACCCTATACATGTAAAATCTTCAATTATTGATTTCGTAATATTTTTATCTTTAAGCGCTCTTTCTAAAAGCATTGGCGTAGCACCTAAATCTTCGAGATTTTCTTCAGCTTCATTGGCAACTAATAAGAAGGTATTGGGCCTGACATTAGTAAACTGATATCCAAGGAAACTATCAGCCCACTCAAAAATTTCTTCCAAGTACGGAAACTCTTGAATGTCTCGGCGCACCTGGGGAATCAACTCATTTTTAGGGGGCCTAATACGCAATTTCTTTTTAGATTTGTATGAATAAATAGTTCCTTTATCTAGTTCTCTCTTCAATAGAATTTTAGCGCCTATTTTTATCTCTTCCTTTTTTATCTGTCTGTTTACAATTGTTAATTTATACTTGTACTTTTCATTAGTATCGGTTTTGAATTCGAGATCCCAGATGCCATTTCTAATTGATGTTTTTTTTGACAATATTTTTGCCAAATTTGAAATTACATTTACTAATCTTGTTTTTCCTGTCGCGTTTAGTGCAATAATTAAATTTAGCATGCCAAAATGTAAATCATCGATTTTCCAATAATTGGCCATACCTTCATTTTCGCGATAATTAAGTTTTGTCAAAATCATATTTTCACTCTCTTATAAGATTCAATAAGTAAAAATAAACTTATTATTGAGAATACCAACTTTCAAAGAAATGTTCCTCAGAGATCAAAATAAAAAATTCTTAACCAAATCTAATGGAACTCTGTGTCGCCACGGCTTTATGTTACTGAATCCCGGTTAAATACTCAGGGCCGAAAAAGTCAACTGGATCATCTAACCGCATCGCCTCCCGAACCAAGAAGGGTTCGCCATATTTAACCCCGATATACGAACCGTACTGCTTATCTCGTGTAATAATCGCCTCAAGAAACTCAGGTGTGCTGATATTTGTTTCTTCATCGCCGTATTTGTTTTTTTCAGGGTTATGAAATTGCGATTTATAGGCCTGAATCGCTTCCACTTTTTGCCCATGGTATTCCGAAACATCGACAATAAATGACGGTACAAATTCGAAGCGGCCAGGATAGTAAATGACTTTAAACGGCCGGTGAGCTTCCTGCCCTGTGTCGATTTTTTTTAGACCGGAAAAGAAAGCGGCCTCGCGAACCAGGTGCGAGGCATGCCCGTGGTCCGGGTGGCGTACTTTCCAGTAAGGCGCAAACACAATCCTCGGTTTATGTTTACGGATTTCCCGAATGACTTTAAGTTTGTTCTCCTGAGTTGCTGCAATATTCCCGTCGGGAATATCAAGCATTTTATGCACCGAGAGGCCCATGATTTTCTCTGCTGCCTCGAACTCCTGCGCCCGGATTTCGGCAGTACCGCGAGTACCCAGCTCGCCCCGGGTTAAGGCGATCACCCCGGTTTTGTAACCCATTGCGCCAAGCTTGATAATTGTGCCGGCGCAGGTTAATTCGATGTCGTCCGGGTGTGCGCCGAATGCTAAAACATCAATGTGCATTTTTTTCTTAATTTATAAAATGAATGAAATTCGCGCGGTTTTAAATTTTTATAACTTGGTGCTCAAAATTTGAAATATCCAGAGACTCATAAAGTTGGTCGATGAAACCCAATCCATATTTAAACAAATACGGCAGGATATTCAGCTCCCGTTCCTGAAAATTATTATTTGGATAAAGACTGTTTTGGGCTTTATGAATCTGCTGTCCGATGACCTCGTTGCGTTTTTTATAAGCCTGCAAAATCTTTTTTTCCAAACCATCCATCTGGCCCAGAATCCGGCCCTTCACATTTTCGACCGTGTTTTTTAAAGTCGGCTCAAATTCAATGACTGTGTCTTCAAGCGCCTGTAAATTCTTGTTTACACATAAAGAGGCACACCTAATTCGTTTTTCCAGTGACTCAGGTAACTGCGCTTTGGCGATTTCGTTAATCAGAGCTTCAACATTGTTCCAAAAATCCGGGACTTTCAAATCGTAATTGTCCAAAACTTTTTCGATTTTGCCTTCCAATAATGTCAGGCTTTTTCTGGGATAAATGATTGGCATTGGAATATCGAAAACGTCGTAAATCCCCTTCATTTGCGCGTAATAAGCAAGTTCAGCAGACCCGGCGACATAAGCAACAGTCGGTAAAAGCGCATCCTGGTACAAAGGGCGCAACAGTACATTCGGACTAAATCGTTCTGGCTGGGTTTCCAATTTATGCAGGAGTTCGTCTTTCGTAAACGAGTTCTCAGTGCCCTTAACCGAAAAGCTGCCGTCCTTAATTTCGATAGAGTTTCTCTCTCTTTCTACATAAAACAGGTTTAAAAAACTTTGTTTGAGTTGCACTTGCGAATGGTAATTTTTTTCGTTCAACCGGGTAGATGCCGCAATTGCACTTTTAGTAGACGGGGAGTCTTCAGCAATTTCTTTTCTAAAAACCGTCGCGCCTAATTTCTTGATTCTTGTATCGCTGGCGTCGATGAGAATGAGGCCAAATGTCTTAAAAAGCGCTGTGAGCCAGGCCCCAAAAGCTTGCGAAAAAATTGTTTCAGGAAGGTAAGCCGCCGACAGTTGGTTTAAAATCTCTGCTTTGAATTCCGATCGATTGGTTTCATCATCTAACTTTTGCAAAAGCGAGTCAACTTGGTCGTTTAGTTTAATCTCGGAAACCGGAATTTTGTTGTCGCTACTATGGCCGTTATAAGTTATTTTTAAAGGTTGATTGCTTTTATCATTGATATTAATGTGGTTCACTTCGAGAAAGTCGTGATCATCCGAAGCCAGCCAGAAAACGGGGACGAAACACCCCTCGCAAGTCCGGCTCAAACGTTCGGCAAGTTTGATGGCAGTGAGGGCTTTGTAAATAGTGAAAAGCGGTCCGCCAAACAAACCCGTTTGCTGCCCGGTAACGACAGCACACGCGCGCCTTTCCAGCAGCAGGTCAATTTTTTCTAAAGTTTGCACTCCGCAGCCGAACTTTTGATTTTGCTCTTTTAGAATAGGCACGAGTTGTCCCAAAGGCAGCTCTCGCGACTTTACTGAATCAGTTCTATCCAGAAAGTCTTTCGGCTGCCGGTAATCGCCATTGTAAAACTCAGAGACCTTGGTAAAATCAGTTAAATAATCGGCGACCAACGGTTTGACACCGGGCATTTGGCTTATCGACGTTTTCAATTTGACGGCTCCTTTTTGCCAACTAAGAGCAGTCTCGGACTTTTGCTGTTAAACGAGCTGCCATCAAAATCACCAAACGTTTTTTCCAATTTCAACCTGGTTTTGGCAAGCAAACTTTTCATCTCCTCGAGGGTATAAAGTCGCACCGATTCGAAATATTCTCGGGCTTCACCATTTTCCTTCAAAGTGATTTTTTTTTCAATGCGCTCTGCTGTCCGGTTATACTGGCGTTCCTGGATAATTTCGAAACCGTTCACCTGCCGCGAGTCAACCGGCACGAGATTTTCTACCACGTATTCTTTGTTCAAGTAATCCTGAAAAAATGATCCACCGGGTTTAAGCGCTGCCTGGATACTTTTGAGTGTCTGCAAATTCTCTGCATCGGTTTTAAAGTAACCAAAGGTAGTAAAAAAACTCACCACTGAATCAAATGCATTTGCAAAGGGAATGTGCCGCATATCAGCCCGGACAAAGCGTATGCAGCAGCTTGCAGAGCCGTATTTTTCCTTGGCCAAAGATACAAGCACTGAGGATAAATCGAGGCAGGTAACGTGATATCCTTTCCCGGAGAGCTCATTAGCATGCCGGCCGTTGCCGCAGCCCAGATCAAGAATTTTTTTTGCCAGTTTTAAGTCGAGAACATTTGCAACAAAATCAACTTGCTTTTTTGCTTCCACTTCGTCGCGGTGCGGATAGACTTTTAGATAGTCTTCGCCGAACCAATCCTTGTACCAGGTCATTGTTTCCTTTAAGTTAACTTAAACTGTTGAAGCTAAGAAATTTCAGCGCGAATTTCAATTAGTTTTTTGGGGGTAGAGAAAAGCCTGATAATTTCGCTTCACTACCTGCCAGATTTTTTTTTGACAGGGAATCAAGAATTCCATATATTGGTTTTAATTTAAATCCAGGGTGGTTTCTTAAAAACCAAATTCAAGCCATTCATCCAAAAAATAGATCATGAATTCCCAAAAAAATGTCGCTGCGATTTTGTTGGCCGCAGGTACTTCCAGCCGGATGGGGAAGG containing:
- the bshA gene encoding N-acetyl-alpha-D-glucosaminyl L-malate synthase BshA, which translates into the protein MRIAIVCYPTHGGSGVVASELALGLAERGHEIHIVSYATPFRLRSFSQNVFIHEVEVASYPLFKYPPYALSLSAKLADIDEEYNLDLIHAHYAVPHAASAFLAKSILRKEKLKIVTTLHGTDITLVGADKSFYRVIKFSIEESDGVTAVSNFLKNRTIKEFNIEKDIRVIYNFIDTNRCSDSFTDCNKEKYAPNGEKILMHASNFRPVKRVSDVVRIFAKVQEKIPAKLLLVGEGPERLFVQQLVKEMNLTDHVWFLGQQDYIEHVLSCSDLFILPTEQESFGLVALEAHACSVPVVGAATGGLPEVVKDGETGFLLPVGEIAQMAQKSLELLTDDKLNQAFRNNAKKRAVTCFDRELIIPQYEAYYEEILNR
- a CDS encoding DUF4276 family protein, translated to MVKVGFFVEGQTERIFLVKYLAEYLAGEHNFSRTEIQHLGSRGTKILTTRNYPESNYYVLIFDCSGDGNVIPALRDRAQNMINQEKYQYLIAIQDLYDRPRSRKREVITSFNELFSHTTYFDNLKFVLAIMEIESWFIADYNLFQRINPIATPEYIRNQLNIDVINTNPETHRHPSEVINRIYQLFGQTYKKREEQSYSIVSRIDYDFLYSDEVKNRVKSWSYFANIVDTVFERD
- a CDS encoding ATP-binding protein; the encoded protein is MILTKLNYRENEGMANYWKIDDLHFGMLNLIIALNATGKTRLVNVISNLAKILSKKTSIRNGIWDLEFKTDTNEKYKYKLTIVNRQIKKEEIKIGAKILLKRELDKGTIYSYKSKKKLRIRPPKNELIPQVRRDIQEFPYLEEIFEWADSFLGYQFTNVRPNTFLLVANEAEENLEDLGATPMLLERALKDKNITKSIIEDFTCIGYPINKVSVKSTLVSGIANPVLMTSVQENDLECEIEQLTMSQGMYRAFSMIVILNYILHQQKKCTIVIDDVGEGLDFERSSSLTKLLIKKLKGTEIQMIMTSNDRFLINTVPLKYINILERKSHIVKSYNYHNSKKIFDDFKYTGLNNFDLLSSKMFRPNGEDLG
- the bshB1 gene encoding bacillithiol biosynthesis deacetylase BshB1, with the translated sequence MHIDVLAFGAHPDDIELTCAGTIIKLGAMGYKTGVIALTRGELGTRGTAEIRAQEFEAAEKIMGLSVHKMLDIPDGNIAATQENKLKVIREIRKHKPRIVFAPYWKVRHPDHGHASHLVREAAFFSGLKKIDTGQEAHRPFKVIYYPGRFEFVPSFIVDVSEYHGQKVEAIQAYKSQFHNPEKNKYGDEETNISTPEFLEAIITRDKQYGSYIGVKYGEPFLVREAMRLDDPVDFFGPEYLTGIQ
- the bshC gene encoding bacillithiol biosynthesis cysteine-adding enzyme BshC, which codes for MPGVKPLVADYLTDFTKVSEFYNGDYRQPKDFLDRTDSVKSRELPLGQLVPILKEQNQKFGCGVQTLEKIDLLLERRACAVVTGQQTGLFGGPLFTIYKALTAIKLAERLSRTCEGCFVPVFWLASDDHDFLEVNHININDKSNQPLKITYNGHSSDNKIPVSEIKLNDQVDSLLQKLDDETNRSEFKAEILNQLSAAYLPETIFSQAFGAWLTALFKTFGLILIDASDTRIKKLGATVFRKEIAEDSPSTKSAIAASTRLNEKNYHSQVQLKQSFLNLFYVERERNSIEIKDGSFSVKGTENSFTKDELLHKLETQPERFSPNVLLRPLYQDALLPTVAYVAGSAELAYYAQMKGIYDVFDIPMPIIYPRKSLTLLEGKIEKVLDNYDLKVPDFWNNVEALINEIAKAQLPESLEKRIRCASLCVNKNLQALEDTVIEFEPTLKNTVENVKGRILGQMDGLEKKILQAYKKRNEVIGQQIHKAQNSLYPNNNFQERELNILPYLFKYGLGFIDQLYESLDISNFEHQVIKI
- a CDS encoding methyltransferase domain-containing protein gives rise to the protein MTWYKDWFGEDYLKVYPHRDEVEAKKQVDFVANVLDLKLAKKILDLGCGNGRHANELSGKGYHVTCLDLSSVLVSLAKEKYGSASCCIRFVRADMRHIPFANAFDSVVSFFTTFGYFKTDAENLQTLKSIQAALKPGGSFFQDYLNKEYVVENLVPVDSRQVNGFEIIQERQYNRTAERIEKKITLKENGEAREYFESVRLYTLEEMKSLLAKTRLKLEKTFGDFDGSSFNSKSPRLLLVGKKEPSN